Proteins from a single region of Undibacterium sp. KW1:
- the argC gene encoding N-acetyl-gamma-glutamyl-phosphate reductase, which yields MIKIGIVGGTGYTGVELLRILATHPEAQITAITSRKEDGLPVSEMYPSLRGRVDIAFSAPDKANLKECDVVFFATPHGVAMAQAPELLAAGVKVIDLAADFRMKNVAEFEKWYGIPHTCTDVLEEAVYGLPELNRAAIKTARVVGNPGCYPTTMQLGFAPLLKAGIIDAGNLIADCKSGVSGAGRKAELGLLFSETSDTFKAYGVSGHRHTPETIEQLQRISKEQIGLLFTPHLVPMIRGMHSTLYARLTTEISNEDLQALFENAYKDEVFVDVLPFGSHPETRSTRASNMLRLALHRPNNGNTVVILVVQDNLVKGASGQAVQCMNLMFGLAENTGLMHVPVLP from the coding sequence ATGATTAAAATTGGCATCGTAGGTGGCACGGGATATACCGGGGTAGAATTATTGCGCATATTGGCCACCCATCCTGAAGCGCAAATCACGGCAATCACTTCCCGCAAGGAAGATGGCTTGCCGGTTTCTGAAATGTATCCTTCCCTGCGTGGCCGCGTGGATATCGCTTTTTCTGCGCCAGATAAAGCCAACCTCAAGGAATGTGACGTCGTCTTCTTCGCCACCCCGCATGGCGTCGCCATGGCACAGGCACCTGAATTGCTGGCCGCTGGCGTCAAGGTCATCGACCTGGCAGCAGATTTCCGCATGAAGAATGTGGCCGAGTTTGAAAAATGGTACGGCATTCCGCACACTTGTACCGATGTGCTGGAAGAAGCTGTTTATGGCTTGCCAGAGCTGAACCGGGCCGCGATCAAGACCGCCAGGGTAGTTGGTAATCCTGGTTGCTACCCAACCACCATGCAACTGGGTTTTGCACCGCTGCTGAAGGCAGGCATCATTGATGCCGGTAACCTCATCGCTGACTGCAAATCCGGCGTCTCCGGCGCAGGCCGCAAGGCTGAGCTTGGTCTCTTGTTCTCTGAGACCAGTGACACCTTCAAAGCCTATGGCGTATCCGGCCACAGGCATACCCCTGAGACCATAGAACAATTGCAGCGCATCAGCAAAGAGCAGATCGGCCTGCTGTTCACGCCGCACCTGGTGCCTATGATACGCGGCATGCATTCCACTCTGTATGCGCGCCTGACTACAGAAATCAGCAACGAAGACTTGCAGGCCCTGTTTGAAAATGCCTACAAGGATGAAGTCTTTGTTGATGTCCTGCCATTCGGCTCGCATCCTGAGACACGTTCCACCCGCGCTTCCAACATGTTGCGCTTGGCTTTGCACAGACCAAACAATGGCAATACCGTCGTCATACTGGTCGTGCAGGATAACCTGGTCAAAGGTGCATCCGGCCAGGCGGTACAGTGTATGAATCTGATGTTTGGCCTGGCCGAAAATACCGGCCTGATGCACGTACCAGTGCTGCCGTAA
- a CDS encoding ankyrin repeat domain-containing protein, which translates to MKNKLAFALISLSLAIAVPAHAAQGELGKAEHRQYLAMLKAINDNDAPAVEKLIKNKIRLDLQEDSRAAPTFMTQAALKGNNDIILALLKAGASIESTNGDGHTPLFCAVMADKLETVQLLISKKADVNATAPNGDTPLSTAKDAAKANKKMIEVPVRAGAK; encoded by the coding sequence ATGAAAAATAAACTGGCATTTGCCCTGATCTCCCTTTCACTCGCGATAGCAGTACCAGCGCACGCTGCTCAAGGAGAGCTAGGCAAAGCAGAGCACCGCCAGTATCTTGCCATGCTCAAGGCAATTAATGACAATGATGCCCCTGCCGTAGAGAAACTCATCAAGAACAAGATCAGGCTGGACTTGCAGGAAGACAGCCGGGCGGCACCCACCTTCATGACTCAGGCTGCATTGAAGGGTAACAACGACATTATCCTGGCCTTGCTCAAGGCAGGCGCCAGCATAGAATCTACCAATGGTGACGGACATACCCCCTTATTCTGTGCCGTGATGGCGGATAAGCTGGAAACAGTGCAACTGCTGATCAGTAAAAAAGCTGATGTGAATGCCACCGCACCTAACGGGGATACACCTTTGTCCACTGCAAAAGATGCAGCAAAAGCCAACAAGAAAATGATAGAAGTTCCGGTGAGAGCCGGAGCTAAATAA
- a CDS encoding DUF6776 family protein: MAKSRLTPKRFLAPKMTITHEKPWTFKVAMAGIVIGIAAGVAWWTYDLGKSFAFGSRISADQVEELKEKIKELTAERDKLSLAANTIESTVNIDKSTQKQLTDQVKALTTENLKLKDDLAFFESLTPSAVGAEGISLQNFKVEMLSPGQLRYRALVMQGGKTGRDFTGEMQFSLNLVQVGKPATMLFPDPKSGDAGKLKLSFRHYQRLEGTITLPEGATVKAVQAKVLANGQTRAQQMVNL; this comes from the coding sequence ATGGCAAAGTCACGTCTGACTCCCAAGCGCTTCCTGGCGCCAAAAATGACGATTACGCATGAAAAGCCATGGACATTTAAAGTGGCCATGGCTGGCATCGTCATTGGCATTGCTGCCGGCGTTGCCTGGTGGACTTATGACCTCGGCAAGAGCTTTGCCTTTGGTTCCAGGATCAGTGCTGACCAGGTCGAAGAACTCAAAGAAAAAATCAAGGAATTGACTGCCGAACGTGACAAGCTGTCACTGGCAGCCAATACCATAGAGAGCACTGTCAATATTGACAAATCTACCCAGAAGCAATTGACCGACCAGGTCAAGGCACTGACGACAGAAAACCTCAAGCTCAAGGATGACCTGGCTTTTTTTGAAAGCCTGACGCCCTCAGCCGTAGGCGCAGAAGGGATTTCCCTGCAAAATTTCAAGGTGGAAATGCTAAGCCCTGGCCAGTTGCGCTACAGGGCGCTGGTCATGCAAGGTGGCAAGACGGGGCGGGATTTCACTGGGGAAATGCAATTTAGCTTGAACTTGGTACAAGTTGGTAAACCTGCTACGATGCTGTTTCCCGATCCTAAATCGGGCGATGCCGGGAAGTTGAAGTTATCATTCCGGCATTATCAAAGGCTGGAAGGTACGATCACCTTGCCAGAGGGAGCTACGGTTAAAGCTGTACAGGCCAAGGTGTTAGCAAATGGCCAGACCCGGGCTCAGCAAATGGTCAATTTATAG
- the rpsI gene encoding 30S ribosomal protein S9: MIGNYNYGTGRRKSAVARVFLKSGSGKIVVNGKPANEYFSRETGLMVIRQPLELTNNLETFDIMVNVHGGGESGQSGAVRHGITRALIDYDATLKSELSKAGFVTRDAREVERKKVGLRKARRAKQFSKR, from the coding sequence ATGATCGGTAATTACAACTACGGAACTGGCCGTCGCAAGAGCGCAGTTGCTCGCGTATTCCTGAAATCCGGCAGCGGCAAGATCGTTGTCAACGGCAAACCGGCTAACGAGTATTTCTCTCGTGAAACTGGCCTGATGGTCATCCGTCAACCTCTGGAACTGACTAATAATCTCGAAACATTCGACATTATGGTTAACGTTCACGGTGGCGGCGAATCCGGCCAATCCGGTGCTGTTCGTCACGGTATCACTCGCGCCCTGATCGACTACGATGCAACTTTGAAATCTGAATTGTCCAAAGCTGGCTTCGTTACTCGTGATGCTCGCGAAGTTGAACGTAAAAAAGTTGGTCTGCGCAAAGCACGTCGCGCAAAACAATTCTCCAAGCGTTAA
- a CDS encoding multidrug effflux MFS transporter, which yields MSSATKISNAGLATLLAALAMLGPFSIDTYLPAFPNIQQTLHASALEVQQTLTAYMLSFAVMTLWHGALSDAFGRRNVILVALAVFAVASFGCASVHSIHYLWGFRILQGVSAGAGMVVGRAIIRDLYAGAPAERLLSLVTMIFSIAPAIAPILGGWIVSFIGWRAIFLLLFGYTVVLWWACYKRLPESLPMDKRQPFSAEFLWVSYKKVFKSPLFHLKAGTIAFNFAGLFLYVSAAPAFVTQHLHLGPDQFGWQFVPSVGGIFLGALAANRLAGKMTVWKQVSIGFCFLIGASLFNVIFHYFSPPILLWSVTPLFFYTFGMSLVAPGATLLVLDLFPNIRGIVASCQSATVTLLGAVIAGIVAPALDHSVLTLALGQFACAGIGAIMWFTGRAYWRAMTAQQQNAWETID from the coding sequence ATGTCCTCTGCAACCAAGATCAGTAATGCTGGCCTGGCGACCTTACTGGCTGCCCTGGCCATGCTTGGTCCGTTCTCGATTGATACTTATCTCCCTGCCTTCCCCAATATCCAGCAGACCCTGCATGCGAGTGCACTGGAAGTGCAGCAGACCCTGACAGCTTATATGCTGTCCTTTGCCGTCATGACCTTATGGCATGGCGCTTTGTCGGACGCATTTGGCAGGCGTAATGTGATTTTGGTGGCGCTGGCGGTGTTTGCCGTTGCCAGCTTTGGTTGTGCTTCTGTGCACAGCATTCATTACCTGTGGGGCTTCCGTATCCTGCAAGGCGTGTCTGCCGGGGCTGGCATGGTGGTGGGGCGTGCCATTATCCGTGACTTGTATGCTGGCGCACCGGCTGAACGTCTGTTGTCTTTGGTTACCATGATTTTCTCTATCGCGCCGGCGATTGCGCCCATATTGGGGGGCTGGATAGTCAGCTTTATTGGCTGGCGGGCAATTTTTCTGTTGTTGTTTGGCTATACAGTGGTTCTGTGGTGGGCTTGCTATAAGCGTTTGCCAGAATCCCTGCCTATGGATAAGCGCCAGCCCTTCAGTGCTGAATTTTTATGGGTCAGTTATAAAAAAGTATTTAAGTCACCGTTGTTTCACTTGAAGGCTGGCACTATTGCTTTTAATTTTGCCGGCCTGTTCCTGTATGTTTCCGCTGCCCCGGCTTTTGTCACTCAGCATTTGCATCTGGGGCCAGATCAGTTTGGCTGGCAATTTGTGCCTTCAGTCGGTGGTATCTTTTTAGGTGCCCTTGCCGCCAATCGCCTGGCGGGCAAAATGACAGTCTGGAAACAGGTCAGCATAGGCTTTTGCTTTTTGATAGGCGCATCCTTGTTCAATGTCATCTTTCATTATTTTTCTCCACCTATTCTCCTGTGGTCGGTGACTCCACTGTTTTTCTATACCTTTGGTATGTCACTGGTGGCTCCTGGGGCGACTCTGCTGGTACTGGACTTGTTCCCGAATATACGTGGCATCGTTGCTTCCTGCCAGTCGGCCACGGTAACACTATTGGGTGCAGTGATTGCCGGTATTGTTGCGCCAGCTCTTGATCATTCTGTTCTGACGCTGGCATTAGGTCAATTTGCGTGTGCCGGCATAGGTGCCATCATGTGGTTCACGGGCCGGGCTTATTGGCGTGCCATGACAGCGCAACAACAAAATGCCTGGGAAACTATTGACTGA
- a CDS encoding polymer-forming cytoskeletal protein — MFNRKTKNTIDSLIGATTVIQGDLHFKGGLRIDGHIRGNVVADLEASSMLVISEQAKIDGEVRAAHIVVNGVINGPVFSSELLELQPKAQIFGDVHYKTLEMLSGAVVSGKLSHDQAQEPVLKLAASNA, encoded by the coding sequence ATGTTTAACCGAAAAACAAAAAACACCATAGATAGCTTGATCGGTGCAACCACGGTCATACAAGGTGATTTGCATTTCAAGGGCGGTTTGCGCATTGATGGTCATATTCGCGGCAATGTTGTCGCTGATCTCGAAGCATCCAGCATGCTGGTGATCTCTGAGCAGGCAAAAATTGATGGTGAAGTCCGTGCAGCCCATATCGTTGTCAATGGCGTCATCAATGGCCCGGTATTTTCGTCAGAATTGCTTGAATTACAGCCAAAAGCACAAATATTTGGCGACGTACACTATAAAACACTGGAAATGCTGAGTGGTGCCGTGGTTTCTGGCAAGCTCAGCCATGACCAGGCGCAAGAACCTGTCCTGAAACTCGCAGCGAGCAATGCATAG
- the rplM gene encoding 50S ribosomal protein L13 has translation MKTFSAKGHEVQRDWFVIDATDKVLGRVASEVALRLRGKHKPEFTPHVDTGDFIVVVNAGKLRVTGTKALNKTYYRHTGYPGGIYETNFQKMQERFPGRALEKAVKGMLPKGPLGYAMIKKLKVYADATHPHAAQQPQVLDI, from the coding sequence ATGAAAACCTTTTCCGCTAAGGGCCATGAGGTTCAGCGCGACTGGTTCGTGATTGACGCGACAGATAAAGTACTCGGACGTGTTGCCAGCGAAGTGGCACTCCGTTTACGCGGCAAACATAAACCAGAATTTACACCACACGTAGACACAGGCGATTTTATCGTTGTTGTTAACGCAGGCAAACTGCGCGTGACTGGTACTAAAGCTCTGAACAAAACATACTACCGTCACACTGGTTATCCAGGCGGTATCTATGAAACAAATTTCCAGAAAATGCAAGAGCGTTTTCCAGGTCGTGCACTCGAGAAAGCTGTTAAAGGCATGTTGCCTAAAGGCCCACTCGGCTATGCAATGATCAAGAAGCTGAAAGTCTATGCAGATGCAACACATCCGCATGCAGCTCAGCAACCACAAGTACTCGACATCTAA
- a CDS encoding NAD-dependent succinate-semialdehyde dehydrogenase, with amino-acid sequence MALESTAKQLNLKDPSLLRNQAYINGEWVTGTASFEVNNPSTLAILGTVPNLDASHTEAAIKAAQVAFPLWAAKTGKERATLMRKWFDLMIENADDLAAIMTAEQGKPLAEAKGEVIYGASFIEWFAEEAKRVSGDVMASTWSDKRMVVLKQPIGVCASITPWNFPIAMITRKVAPAVAAGCSIVIKPAEQTPLSALAMAELAHRAGIPAGIINIVTADSEQSIAVGKVLCDSPVVRHLSFTGSTPVGRILMRQSAQTVKKLALELGGHAPFIVFEDADLDAAVEGALQSKFRNSGQTCVCTNRFYAHESIYDAFVEKLSAGAKKIKVGDGFATGINQGPMIDAQAVAKVEEHVADALKQGASLQAGGKLLEAGKLFYEPTVLSNVTSGMLIMNEETFGPVAAVVKFKTEEEAIAAANNTDFGLASYFYSRDIGRVWRVAEKLEYGMVGINTGLISNEVAPFGGVKQSGLGREGSKYGMDEYLEMKYLCMGGI; translated from the coding sequence ATGGCACTGGAATCAACCGCCAAACAACTGAATTTGAAAGACCCGTCCTTATTACGCAACCAGGCCTACATCAATGGCGAGTGGGTCACAGGCACAGCCAGTTTTGAAGTGAATAATCCTTCCACGCTGGCAATACTGGGTACAGTCCCTAATCTGGACGCCAGCCATACCGAGGCGGCCATCAAGGCCGCGCAAGTGGCCTTCCCGCTCTGGGCCGCAAAAACCGGCAAAGAACGCGCGACGCTCATGCGCAAATGGTTTGACCTTATGATAGAGAATGCCGACGATCTGGCCGCCATCATGACGGCAGAGCAGGGCAAGCCGCTGGCAGAAGCCAAGGGTGAAGTCATCTACGGTGCCAGTTTCATAGAATGGTTTGCTGAAGAAGCCAAACGCGTGTCTGGCGATGTCATGGCCTCAACCTGGAGCGACAAGCGCATGGTGGTCTTGAAGCAACCTATTGGCGTCTGCGCCTCGATCACACCATGGAACTTTCCTATCGCCATGATCACGCGCAAGGTGGCGCCTGCGGTAGCCGCTGGTTGCTCTATCGTTATCAAACCTGCCGAGCAGACGCCTTTGTCTGCCCTGGCCATGGCAGAGCTGGCGCACAGGGCGGGCATACCGGCAGGTATCATCAATATCGTCACGGCTGACTCTGAGCAATCCATCGCTGTCGGCAAGGTCTTGTGCGACAGCCCGGTTGTACGGCACTTGTCTTTCACGGGTTCAACGCCGGTGGGCCGTATCCTCATGCGGCAATCTGCCCAGACAGTCAAAAAGCTGGCGCTGGAACTGGGCGGCCATGCTCCGTTCATCGTGTTTGAAGATGCTGACCTGGATGCTGCGGTGGAAGGGGCCTTGCAGTCGAAATTCCGCAACTCAGGCCAGACCTGTGTCTGTACCAACCGTTTTTATGCGCACGAATCGATTTACGATGCCTTTGTTGAAAAACTCTCAGCCGGTGCTAAAAAGATCAAGGTGGGCGATGGTTTTGCCACTGGTATCAACCAGGGGCCGATGATCGATGCGCAGGCAGTCGCCAAGGTAGAAGAGCATGTGGCCGATGCCCTCAAGCAAGGTGCAAGCTTACAGGCTGGCGGCAAATTGCTGGAAGCTGGCAAACTTTTTTATGAACCAACCGTGCTGTCGAATGTCACATCTGGCATGTTGATCATGAATGAAGAAACCTTTGGCCCGGTGGCCGCAGTCGTCAAGTTCAAGACTGAAGAAGAAGCCATTGCCGCAGCGAATAACACTGACTTTGGCCTGGCTTCGTATTTTTATTCTCGCGACATAGGCCGTGTCTGGCGGGTTGCTGAAAAACTGGAATATGGCATGGTGGGTATCAACACCGGCCTGATCTCAAATGAAGTAGCACCGTTTGGCGGCGTCAAACAATCCGGCCTGGGGCGTGAAGGCTCCAAATACGGCATGGATGAATACCTGGAAATGAAATACCTTTGCATGGGTGGCATCTGA
- the erpA gene encoding iron-sulfur cluster insertion protein ErpA — protein sequence MNAVAEMPAPIVFTESAAAKVAQLIEEEGNPDLKLRVFVQGGGCSGFQYGFTFDEITNEDDTTMTKNGVHLLIDSMSYQYLVGAEIDYKDDLEGAQFVIKNPNATTTCGCGSSFSA from the coding sequence ATGAACGCTGTTGCCGAAATGCCCGCACCCATTGTTTTCACTGAAAGCGCCGCTGCCAAAGTAGCCCAGCTGATTGAAGAAGAGGGTAATCCTGACCTGAAACTGCGCGTCTTTGTACAAGGCGGCGGTTGCTCAGGCTTCCAGTATGGTTTCACATTTGATGAAATCACCAATGAAGATGATACGACCATGACCAAGAATGGCGTCCATTTGCTGATCGATTCCATGAGCTACCAGTACCTGGTTGGCGCAGAAATCGATTACAAGGACGACCTCGAAGGCGCACAGTTTGTTATCAAGAACCCAAATGCAACAACCACTTGTGGTTGCGGCTCTTCGTTCTCAGCATAA
- a CDS encoding homoserine kinase, whose protein sequence is MAVFTPVSLEDLGPWMQQFPLGKALSIKGIASGIENSNFFINTEAGEFVLTIFENLSFEQLPFYLKLMRHLADHGVLVPAPIANDQGELVVALHGKPAAIVSKLEGSSQMEPQAVHCAEVGAMLARMHIAGKDFSIQQPNLRSLDWWHETTPKVLPFLSDELQHLLRAEVHFQDAFDSTPIYRALPRGPVHADLFRNNVMFDGERLTGFFDFYFAGCDTWIFDVAVTVNDWCIDVATGVLDEARVLALLKAYHAVRPFTKEEGIAWQPMLRAAALRFWLSRLYDFYQPRDAEMLTPHDPTHFERILRLRESGRVPALPVNT, encoded by the coding sequence ATGGCAGTTTTTACACCGGTAAGTCTGGAAGACCTTGGCCCCTGGATGCAGCAATTCCCTTTGGGTAAGGCTTTAAGTATCAAGGGCATCGCCTCAGGCATAGAAAACAGTAATTTCTTTATCAATACAGAGGCAGGTGAGTTTGTATTGACGATATTTGAAAACCTGAGTTTTGAGCAACTGCCTTTCTATCTGAAACTCATGCGTCACCTGGCGGATCATGGTGTACTGGTGCCCGCACCTATTGCCAATGATCAGGGTGAGTTAGTAGTTGCTTTGCATGGCAAGCCTGCTGCCATTGTCAGCAAGCTTGAAGGCAGTTCACAAATGGAGCCACAGGCAGTGCATTGTGCAGAAGTCGGCGCGATGCTGGCACGCATGCATATTGCAGGTAAGGATTTCAGCATACAGCAACCTAATTTGCGTTCGCTGGACTGGTGGCATGAGACCACACCCAAGGTTTTGCCTTTCCTGTCAGATGAGTTGCAGCACTTGTTGCGTGCCGAAGTCCATTTCCAGGATGCTTTTGACAGTACGCCAATTTACCGCGCCTTGCCGCGTGGCCCTGTGCATGCCGACCTGTTTCGCAATAATGTGATGTTCGACGGCGAGCGCCTGACCGGTTTCTTTGATTTTTATTTCGCCGGTTGTGATACCTGGATTTTTGATGTGGCCGTAACCGTCAATGACTGGTGTATTGACGTCGCCACTGGCGTGCTGGATGAGGCGCGCGTGCTGGCCTTGCTGAAAGCTTACCATGCAGTACGCCCTTTCACCAAAGAAGAGGGCATTGCCTGGCAACCCATGTTGCGTGCAGCGGCTTTGCGTTTCTGGTTGTCGCGCCTGTATGATTTTTACCAGCCCAGGGATGCAGAGATGCTGACCCCGCATGATCCTACGCATTTTGAGCGCATTTTGCGCCTGCGTGAATCGGGTCGTGTGCCAGCATTGCCTGTCAATACATGA
- a CDS encoding BPSS1780 family membrane protein has protein sequence MKTVDARSGWTWVARGFALFRQRPAELISLFFLWMMLTQLLKFIPVAGQFLSLFLFPVFSVGLMQACLLVENEQRITPSLLFIGFKSQHRMALLGSGVFRILAIFVTGLLSDALADGDIEAFVKIMQTAGPMDANALQQAFPFKGIFFSVLFYIPFAMAFWYSVPLMVWQRMSLMKSMFYSFFAVLHSWKAFIVYVLALYGVMILVSPFALIFAGIDIYVAALMLAALSFLIFVIAYCSSYPTYTDVFGKPDAGDQPAT, from the coding sequence ATGAAAACAGTAGATGCAAGGTCAGGCTGGACCTGGGTGGCCCGGGGTTTTGCGCTATTCCGTCAACGGCCCGCAGAGTTGATCAGCTTGTTTTTCTTATGGATGATGCTGACTCAATTGCTGAAGTTCATTCCTGTCGCAGGGCAATTCCTGAGCCTGTTTTTGTTCCCGGTATTTTCAGTCGGGCTTATGCAAGCCTGTTTGCTGGTAGAAAACGAGCAGAGAATAACGCCCAGCTTGCTTTTTATCGGTTTTAAATCTCAGCACAGGATGGCTTTGCTGGGGTCAGGTGTCTTCCGTATATTGGCCATATTTGTAACGGGCTTACTGTCTGATGCACTGGCTGACGGAGATATCGAGGCCTTCGTAAAAATTATGCAAACGGCCGGACCTATGGATGCGAACGCGCTGCAGCAAGCTTTTCCTTTCAAGGGTATTTTCTTTTCGGTCCTGTTTTATATTCCATTTGCGATGGCATTTTGGTACAGCGTTCCGTTGATGGTATGGCAGCGAATGTCGCTGATGAAATCCATGTTCTATAGTTTCTTTGCCGTGCTGCATTCCTGGAAAGCCTTCATTGTCTATGTCCTTGCCTTGTATGGTGTGATGATACTGGTCAGCCCGTTTGCACTTATTTTTGCAGGAATAGATATTTATGTTGCAGCACTTATGCTTGCAGCATTGTCATTTCTTATTTTTGTTATCGCTTATTGCTCTTCTTATCCGACTTACACAGATGTTTTTGGTAAGCCGGATGCAGGAGATCAGCCTGCTACCTGA
- a CDS encoding OsmC family protein, which produces MEATVRWTGSSGMSFLAETGSGHAVLMDGAPDGGGRNLAPRPMEMVLLGTGGCSAYDVVLILRKGKQDIRGCDVKLTAERAETEPKVFTKINFHFVVRGRQLKANLVERAIKLSHEKYCSASIMLEKTAEMTHSYEIIEDLDLPSEHQVAG; this is translated from the coding sequence ATGGAAGCAACAGTACGCTGGACAGGGTCGTCCGGCATGTCTTTTCTGGCAGAAACCGGTTCCGGTCATGCTGTATTAATGGATGGCGCACCTGATGGCGGCGGCCGTAATCTTGCGCCCCGCCCTATGGAAATGGTATTGCTGGGCACAGGTGGCTGCTCGGCTTATGATGTGGTGCTGATTTTGCGCAAGGGCAAGCAGGATATCCGTGGCTGTGACGTCAAGCTGACAGCCGAACGTGCGGAAACCGAGCCCAAGGTATTCACCAAGATCAATTTTCACTTCGTCGTGCGTGGCCGTCAGTTGAAAGCCAACCTGGTTGAACGCGCTATCAAGCTGTCACATGAAAAATACTGCTCTGCATCAATCATGCTGGAAAAGACAGCAGAAATGACGCATAGCTATGAGATCATCGAAGACCTGGATCTACCCTCAGAACATCAGGTAGCAGGCTGA
- a CDS encoding porin, with the protein MKKSIFALALMSAFSGAAFAQSTVTIYGVVDVGFQSLDNGTPAGRFNKIQSGQEAGSRIGFKGVEDLGGGLKANFVLEQGVQVDTGESDQGRTFGRRSTVGLSGDFGAVDFGRDKSPTLKYFDNFDPFGSALINNGNGVRALYFVGGSATVAGVNANSTGRVSNSVFYYTPGNLSGFSAAAQYGFGEAAGDNSAGRSLGLTLGYKVDALEVGFNYLKDNAQDAKLFTNAKKGVSVAASYDFGVAKPVFIYQKTTDDLTLEKKAYTLAVTVPVAANSKVFAGFTQLKNDTPVSVGKVVGDAKQFAIAYNYNLSKRTDLYAAFARLTQDSTSKELAAVNGATVKELTAGVRHQF; encoded by the coding sequence ATGAAAAAATCAATCTTCGCACTCGCTCTGATGAGTGCTTTCTCTGGCGCGGCTTTCGCACAATCTACAGTGACTATCTACGGTGTTGTAGACGTTGGCTTCCAAAGCCTGGACAACGGTACTCCAGCTGGTCGCTTCAACAAGATCCAAAGTGGTCAAGAAGCAGGTTCCCGTATCGGCTTCAAAGGCGTTGAAGATCTGGGCGGCGGTTTGAAAGCAAACTTCGTTCTGGAGCAAGGCGTTCAGGTTGATACAGGCGAATCCGATCAAGGCCGTACTTTTGGTCGTCGTTCTACAGTTGGTCTGTCTGGCGATTTCGGTGCAGTTGATTTTGGCCGTGATAAGTCTCCAACTCTGAAATACTTCGACAACTTCGATCCGTTCGGTTCCGCTCTGATCAACAATGGTAATGGCGTTCGCGCACTGTACTTCGTTGGTGGCTCTGCAACTGTTGCTGGCGTTAATGCTAACTCCACAGGCCGCGTAAGCAATTCCGTTTTCTACTACACACCAGGTAACCTGAGTGGTTTCTCTGCTGCTGCACAATACGGTTTCGGCGAAGCTGCTGGTGATAACTCTGCAGGCCGTTCCCTGGGCTTGACCCTGGGTTACAAAGTTGACGCTCTGGAAGTTGGCTTCAACTACCTGAAAGACAATGCACAAGACGCAAAACTGTTCACAAACGCCAAAAAAGGTGTTTCTGTTGCAGCTTCTTACGATTTCGGCGTTGCCAAGCCAGTATTCATCTATCAAAAAACGACAGACGACCTGACTCTGGAAAAGAAAGCATACACTCTGGCAGTGACAGTTCCAGTTGCCGCAAACAGCAAAGTATTTGCTGGTTTTACACAATTGAAAAATGACACACCTGTTAGCGTAGGCAAAGTTGTTGGCGATGCAAAACAATTCGCTATTGCTTACAACTACAACCTGTCCAAGCGCACTGACTTGTACGCTGCATTTGCACGTTTGACACAAGATTCAACTTCCAAAGAGTTGGCAGCTGTGAACGGCGCAACTGTAAAAGAATTGACTGCTGGCGTACGTCACCAGTTCTAA